One region of Trichoderma breve strain T069 chromosome 7 map unlocalized scaffold00007, whole genome shotgun sequence genomic DNA includes:
- a CDS encoding sulfate permease family domain-containing protein produces the protein MSGSGTSSGASTKAGQALARVLGIKLQDDDENAYRYEDPVTRGESVFSTGSGEHPIEGPPTTSEWLNEQLPTRGEVVSYVKSLFPFISWLPHYNLQWLAGDVVAGITIGAVLVPQGMAYALLANLSPQFGLYSSFIGPVTYWIFGTSKDISIGPVAVLSTVVGTVVADVGGDLPPNIVATAFAVIAGSIVLGIGLLRLGWIVDLISITSLSAFMTGSAITIGASQLPSLFGITGFSNRDPAYKVIINTLKHLPDTKLDAAIGLTALFFLYLIRYTLTRAAERWPANKRIIFFLNTMRTVFVILLYTMVSWLINKDRKSHPAVRVLGNVPKGFQHGGVPEIPPGLVSKFASHLPAGIIVMLVEHIAISKSFGRVNNYTIDPSQEMVAIGMTNLLGSFLGAYPSTGSFSRTAIKSKAGVRTPAAGLITGLIVLLATYLLTAVFFYIPNAVLAAFWRVSPIEVFIFFIGVFISVFAQIEDGLYATVCISAAVLIYRILKARGRFLGKVKLVGEYGTFEERVENAARNIFLPLDHGDGSNPEVELENPYPGIFIYRFSEGFNYPSANHALEYLTGFIYARTRRTSPETYERKGDRSWSNPGPRKPGKSREDPDHGQKPTLKAIILDFSSVNNVDITSVQRLIDVRNVLDTYTAPDVVDWHVACINNRWTRRALIAGGFGTPTKSRDGIPHRWKSIFSVAEIGGKDSAAAVAEENAIKRELSIMANRPGDEEMAKATAMVEEEEEETPRPNLTSAVQSAIANVEARMEASSSG, from the exons ATGAGTGGAAGTGGAACATCGAGCGGAGCGTCCACCAAGGCCGGGCAGGCATTGGCCAGAGTCTTGGGCATCAAACTCcaggatgacgacgaaaaTGCTTACCGGTATGAAGACCCAGTCACCAGAGGCGAATCTGTCTTTTCTACTGGAAGCGGCGAACATCCAATCGAGGGGCCGCCTACTACTTCAGAATGGCTCAATGAACAGCTTCCTACGCGGGGCGAGGTCGTAAGCTATGTCAAGTCTCTCTTTCCCTTCATCTCTTGGCTTCCTCATTACAACTTGCAATGGCTCGCCGGCGATGTTGTGGCCGGCATCACTATCGGAGCTGTCCTCGTCCCCCAGGGCATGGCTTATGCATTGCTGGCAAACCTCTCTCCTCAGTTTGGCCTGTACTCGTCTTTTATTGGACCAGTCACTTATTGGATCTTTGGCACGTCCAAAGATATATCTATTGGACCGGTAGCTGTCTTGTCTACTGTCGTGGGAACGGTGGTGGCAGACGTCGGAGGTGATCTTCCTCCAAACATCGTGGCCACGGCGTTTGCTGTTATTGCCGGAAGTATTGTTCTCGGCATTGGCCTCCTTCGCCTGGGCTGGATAGTCGacctcatctccatcacctcACTGTCGGCTTTTATGACGGGATCTGCCATTACTATTGGCGCCAGTCAGCTGCCTTCGCTGTTTGGCATCACAGGCTTTTCCAACAGAGACCCGGCAtacaaagtcatcatcaacacacTAAAACACTTGCCTGACACCAAGCTTGATGCCGCCATTGGTCTTAcggctcttttcttcctctatCTGATACGATACACTTTGACCAGGGCCGCCGAAAGGTGGCCAGCCAATAAGCGCATCATCTTTTTCCTCAACACCATGCGGACAGTGTTTGTCATTCTCCTTTACACCATGGTGAGCTGGCTGATCAACAAAGATCGGAAATCTCACCCGGCGGTTCGTGTTCTAGGGAATGTTCCAAAAG GATTCCAGCACGGCGGCGTTCCAGAGATCCCACCTGGACTTGTGTCAAAGTTTGCTTCCCACCTTCCGGCAGGTATTATCGTCATGTTGGTGGAGCATattgccatctccaagtcttTTGGCAGGGTGAATAACTACACCATTGACCCATCGCAGGAAATGGTTGCTATTGGCATGACCAACCTGTTGGGTTCATTTCTCGGGGCCTATCCGTCCACCGGGTCTTTCAGCCGAAcagccatcaaatcaaaagCTGGCGTCAGAACTCCTGCTGCGGGTCTCATCACCGGACTGATTGTGCTCTTGGCCACCTACCTTTTGACGGCCGTTTTCTTTTACATTCCTAATGCAGTCCTCGCAGCG TTTTGGAGAGTCTCGCCCATAGaagtcttcatcttcttcatcggtgTTTTCATCAGTGTGTTTGCGCAAATTGAGGACGGTCTATATGCCACCGTGTGTATATCGGCTGCTGTTCTCATATATCGCATCTTGAAGGCGCGTGGGCGGTTCCTGGGCAAAGTCAAA CTGGTGGGAGAATATGGCACATTCGAGGAAAGGGTTGAGAATGCTGCCAGGAATATTTTCCTGCCTCTTGACCACGGCGACGGCTCCAACCCCGAGGTGGAGTTGGAAAATCCATACCCCGGCATCTTTATCTACCGTTTCTCGGAGGGATTCAACTATCCAAGTGCGAACCATGCCTTGGAATACTTGACTGGCTTCATTTATGCACGCACACGCCGAACCAGCCCAGAGACGTATGAGCGCAAGGGCGACCGGTCGTGGAGCAATCCAGGTCCTAGAAAGCCTGGAAAGTCCAGGGAGGATCCCGACCATGGCCAAAAGCCGACCCTAAAGGCCATCATTCTCGACTTTAGTTCTGTTAACAATGTGGACATCACGTCGGTCCAGCGCCTTATCGATGTGCGGAACGTGCTCGATACATACACAGCCCCGGATGTTGTAGACTGGCATGTCGCATGCATCAACAATCGATGGACCAGGCGAGCGCTCATTGCCGGAGGATTCGGCACTCCCACAAAATCGCGGGATGGCATTCCGCACAGGTGGAAGTCCATCTTTAGCGTCGCAGAGATTGGTGGAAAAGactctgctgctgcggttGCTGAGGAGAACGCCATTAAGAGAGAACTATCCATCATGGCTAACAGaccaggagatgaagaaatggcGAAGGCCACTGCCatggttgaagaggaggaggaggaaacaCCGAGGCCTA ACTTGACCAGTGCCGTGCAAAGCGCCATTGCCAATGTAGAAGCCAGGATGgaggcgagcagcagcgggtGA
- a CDS encoding WLM domain-containing protein: MPIGIQRLNAKTSQPNPHIVFIKPLKGRDEKVAQDFLERIAAQCLPVMRKHHIHVMSLEEFPPNREFVGRNFNAGEVIQLVLKSPGSGRWLPFNYVQMVMMHELAHCAQMNHSRAFWAVRNQYAAQMQELWAEGYKGDGLWGRGATLGTGEWEKNSVLADEVLPEHLCGGTYRSRGRKRKANPVLTYQERKEKRILKKFGKNGVALGADEEEKVKLEKGKRVLAKPRVAGSLRGRELRAAAALARFQQNKEDTKKEEEDEDTKNWDVDAAVDVDGSKMVDRHGGDMVKVCEDEDANDADARNELDQLHGLFDRRKIKRDPDGETLNLRSSEKSQQQPEQATSTINLYYYDDANFLKNPFKQHHNRNKIIIVNLLNVLV, from the exons ATGCCAATTGGCATCCAGCGGCTCAATGCGAAGACTTCACAGCCAAATCCGCACATTGTCTTTATTAAACCACTGAAAGGACGGGATGAAAAGGTTGCGCAGGATTTTTTGGAAAGGATTGCAGCGCAATGTC ttCCCGTGATGCGCAAACACCATATTCACGTCATGTCGTTGGAGGAATTTCCTCCTAATCGGGAATTCGTGGGCCGCAATTTCAATGCTGGGGAGGTGATTCAGCTGGTTCTTAAATCTCCCGGGAGCGGGCGGTGGCTTCCATTCAATTACGTCCAGATGGTTATGATGCATGAGCTGGCCCACTGTGCGCAGATGAACCATTCCAGGGCGTTTTGGGCAGTTCGGAATCAGTATGCCGCGCAGATGCAGGAGCTATGGGCAGAAGGATACAAAGGCGACGGTCTTTGGGGGAGAGGAGCTACGCTGGGAACTGGAGAGTGGGAGAAGAACAGCGTTTTGGCAGACGAGGTTCTTCCGGAGCATCTCTGCGGCGGGACATATCGGTCGCGGGGGAGGAAACGCAAGGCTAATCCCGTGTTGACGTAccaggagagaaaagagaagaggattcTGAAAAAGTTTGGCAAGAATGGAGTTGCGCTTggtgcagatgaagaggaaaaggtgAAGCTTGAGAAGGGCAAGAGGGTGCTTGCGAAACCGAGGGTGGCGGGCAGCTTGCGGGGCCGAGAACTCCGTGCAGCTGCGGCGCTGGCGAGGTTTCAACAGAACAAGGAGGATActaagaaggaagaagaggatgaggatacGAAGAATTGGGATGTCGATG CGGCTGTTGACGTGGATGGCTCGAAGATGGTGGACAGACATGGCGGCGACATGGTCAAGGTGtgcgaagacgaagatgcaAATGACGCCGATGCAAGGAACGAACTCGATCAACTACACGGGCTGTTCGACAGACGAAAGATAAAACGGGATCCAGACGGCGAGACATTGAACCTTCGCTCATCTGAGAAGAGTCAACAACAACCGGAACAAGCG ACATCAACAATCAACCTCTACTACTACGACGACGCCAACTTCCTCAAAAATCCCTTCAAACAACATCACAACAGAAACAAgatcatcatcgtcaaccTGCTCAATGTGCTCGTTTGA
- a CDS encoding ankyrin repeats (3 copies) domain-containing protein encodes MAPLQLSDPRKYTVGIITALDKELAAAMAVLDEKHRKPQKFKKHPKDTNTYTWGKIGEHNVVIASLAAGSYGTVSAATTALSMISSLPHIRFGLMVGIGAGVPRLEDKIDIRLGDVVVSQPTGTSPGVVQYDLGKLKKDGKFERVGHLSAPPEVLLKGLQALKAEHLMEDSQIPTILEDMVQRYPKMKEPGENGASGFIHQGIENDRACAHCDSTKEIKRKDRSPKPAIHYGVIASGNSVIKDGVSRDEVLQRLEERCICFEMEAAGLMNNFPCLVIRGICDYADAHKNDRWQNYAAATAAAFAKELLNTIDGDDVESTPSIEEAIQHLSQEVAQIVESSRQTRSVVQSLETNHHVQELRRWLSPPNPSENYNNGIKHRYGDSGQWFLQSREYSLWKSRPNSFLWLQGIPGCGKTVLSSIIVKDLEDNNVKNALYFFFDFTNRDKRLFDKALGSLVLQLYCKNENTQKPLDSLYDFCGKGITRPSADQLFETFQNMLQHAGEIHVILDALDECQTRKEHPKGGLLTSIEALATSQQTNIHLLVTARPEQDITSSFESWARSQDIVPLQSGRVAGDILAYVKARVRIQNEIEKRLLKEANGMFRWVTCQLDALENCLDYATLQKALNSLPTTLDETYARILTNLRREHEHHARRLLQFLAFSERPLTIEEAVDAMAVDIDTANSPRFDPKNRMPVPKEIINYCSSLVVLTVKTTVKARGNGEAIQELQLAHLSVKDYLLSNRVPQSFAKDFDEATARASIAQVCLAYVLELDKSFAVEKLRQSYWLAQYSARYWMDHAVMVESSSKQVCALMAEFFSCEGAQTKCYGLYNPDDPEKQRTKRPRRYDISSALYYASLGGSCFSVRLLLDKNANVHYEFGQYRTALNAATHNGHDKVVQMLLEKNAGINIRTKIYFNALHAASSRGYDKIVRILLNNGADVNARGGIYTTALQAAAGGGHDKVVQILLDYNANINAQGMFDGTALWVASYRGHDKIVQILLDNNANVNAKDAYHSNALQGAAQGGHVNIVQMLLDNNVNVNAKSKRRGDALSAASYEGHVQIVQILLDNNANVNAQGGFYDNALQAAALQGHDKTVQLLLDNNANVNTQGGHCGNALQAAAIHGHDTTVQLLLDNGANVNAQGGYCGNALQAAASVGHDKIVQLLLDKGANVNAQGGHYGTALKAALSRGHDKIAQMLRGKGARDESEETA; translated from the exons ATGGCACCGCTGCAGCTTTCAGATCCCCGAAAGTATACCGTTGGCATAATTACCGCTCTTGACAAGGAGCTGGCAGCGGCAATGGCTGTGCTTGATGAAAAGCACCGGAAGCCGCAGAAATTCAAAAAGCACCCAAAAGACACAAACACCTATACTTGGGGCAAGATTGGAGAGCACAATGTTGTCATTGCGTCTTTGGCCGCTGGAAGCTATGGCACCGTGTCCGCAGCTACGACCGCCTTGAGTATGATTAGCTCTCTTCCACATATCCGCTTTGGTCTTATGGTCGGCATTGGGGCCGGGGTCCCTAGATTGGAGGACAAAATTGACATTCGCCTTGGTGATGTCGTCGTTAGCCAACCTACTGGCACAAGCCCAGGAGTGGTCCAGTACGACCTCGGTAAACTGAAAAAGGACGGCAAGTTTGAGCGCGTTGGTCACCTCAGCGCACCTCCGGAAGTCCTCTTGAAAGGCCTTCAAGCGCTCAAGGCCGAGCACTTGATGGAAGACTCCCAAATACCCACGATCCTAGAGGACATGGTGCAGCGCTACCCCAAGATGAAAGAACCGGGAGAGAATGGAGCTTCAGGCTTCATCCACCAGGGTATAGAAAATGATCG TGCGTGTGCACATTGCGACTCTACTAAAGAAATTAAACGAAAGGATCGATCTCCCAAGCCAGCGATTCACTACGGTGTCATTGCCTCAGGGAACTCGGTCATTAAAGACGGCGTTTCTCGAGACGAGGTCCTGCAACGACTTGAAGAGAGGTGCATTtgctttgagatggaagcagctggcCTAATGAATAACTTCCCTTGCCTTGTTATCAGGGGAATCTGTGACTATGCAGATGCACACAAAAACGATCGTTGGCAGAACTACGCAGCTGCGACTGCGGCTGCATTTGCAAAGGAACTGTTGAACACCATAGACGGGGACGATGTTGAGAGCACCCCGTCGATagaagaagccattcaaCACC TTAGTCAGGAAGTTGCTCAAATAGTGGAGAGCAGCAGACAAACCCGCTCTGTTGTCCAAAGCTTGGAGACAAACCACCATGTTCAAGAGCTTCGTCGATGGCTCTCTCCTCCCAATCCATCAGAAAATTATAACAATGGCATCAAGCATCGCTATGGAGATTCTGGTCAATGGTTTCTCCAGAGTAGAGAATATTCTCTGTGGAAATCCCGGCCCAACTCCTTTTTGTGGCTCCAAGGTATTCCCGGGTGCGGCAAGACCGTGCTTTCTTCTATCATCGTCAAAGATCTGGAAGATAATAATGTGAAGAACGCACTGTACTTCTTTTTCGATTTTACCAATAGAGATAAGCGGCTATTCGACAAGGCGCTTGGCTCACTCGTCCTGCAGCTCTATTGCAAAAACGAGAATACTCAAAAGCCCTTGGACTCGCTTTATGACTTTTGCGGAAAGGGAATAACTCGACCAAGTGCCGATCAGCTCTTTGAAACGTTCCAAAACATGTTGCAACACGCTGGTGAAATCCACGTAATTCTCGATGCACTTGATGAGTGCCAGACGCGCAAAGAGCATCCAAAGGGAGGCCTCTTGACATCGATAGAAGCTTTGGCAACATCTCAACAGACTAATATTCACCTCTTAGTCACAGCTCGTCCCGAACAAGACATCACATCTTCTTTCGAATCATGGGCGCGTAGCCAGGATATTGTTCCACTTCAGAGCGGACGAGTTGCGGGTGATATACTTGCATACGTCAAAGCAAGAGTTCGAA TTCAAAATGAAATTGAAAAAAGGCTATTAAAAGAGGCAAATGGAAT GTTTCGCTGGGTTACGTGCCAGCTCGATGCACTCGAAAACTGTCTTGACTATGCGACTTTACAAAAAGCACTCAACTCCCTCCCTACGACGTTGGATGAAACATATGCTCGGATCTTGACCAACTTACGCCGTGAGCATGAGCATCACGCAAGACGCCTTTTACAGTTTTTAGCATTTTCTGAACGCCCACTGACAATCGAAGAAGCCGTTGACGCAATGGCAGTAGACATAGACACAGCCAACAGCCCCCGGTTTGATCCAAAAAATAGAATGCCAGTCCCTAAAGAGATTATAAACTACTGCTCTAGCTTAGTTGTATTGACCGTCAAAACGACCGTTAAAGCTCGGGGAAATGGGGAGGCCATACAGGAACTTCAGCTTGCGCACCTGTCAGTCAAAGACTACCTATTGTCTAACAGAGTGCCACAAAGCTTTGCCAAAGATTTTGACGAAGCGACAGCCAGAGCCTCTATTGCACAAGTATGCCTTGCATACGTACTGGAGCTAGACAAAAGCTTTGCAGTCGAAAAGCTTCGACAGTCATACTGGTTGGCGCAATATTCTGCACGATACTGGATGGACCATGCTGTCATGGtagagagcagcagcaaacaagTTTGTGCACTCATGGCAGAATTCTTTTCTTGCGAGGGGGCTCAGACAAAATGCTATGGACTCTACAACCCTGACGACCCAGAAAAGCAGCGCACCAAGCGACCAAGGCGATACGACATCTCGTCAGCTCTGTATTATGCGTCGCTTGGAGGCTCATGTTTTTCAgtgcggctgctgcttgacaaGAATGCCAACGTTCATTATGAATTCGGCCAATACCGCACTGCTCTAAATGCCGCTACACACAACGGACACGATAAAGTAGTCCAGATGCTGCTTGAAAAAAATGCCGGCATCAACATTCGGACCAAGATTTACTTTAATGCTCTTCATGCTGCTTCAAGTAGAGGATACGACAAGATAGTACGGATACTACTTAATAACGGCGCCGATGTTAATGCTCGAGGTGGAATATACACTACTGCTCTTCAGGCTGCTGCAGGTGGAGGACATGATAAAGTAGTCCAAATACTGCTTGACTATAACGCCAATATTAATGCTCAAGGCATGTTTGACGGCACTGCTCTATGGGTCGCTTCTTATAGAGGGCACGACAAGATAGTCCAGATATTGCTTGACAACAACGCCAACGTCAATGCTAAAGACGCATATCACAGCAATGCTCTCCAGGGCGCTGCACAAGGGGGACACGTTAATATCGTCCAAATGCTGCTGGACAACAACGTCAACGTTAATGCTAAAAGTAAACGTCGCGGCGATGCTTTATCCGCCGCTTCATATGAAGGGCATGTTCAAATAGTCCAGATACTGCTTGACAATAACGCCAACGTTAATGCTCAAGGTGGATTTTACGATAATGCTCTCCAGGCGGCTGCACTACAGGGACACGATAAAACAGTTCAATTGCTGCTTGACAATAACGCAAACGTCAATACTCAGGGCGGACATTGCGGCAATGCTCTCCAGGCGGCTGCAATACATGGACACGATACAACAGTTCAATTACTGCTTGATAACGGTGCCAATGTTAATGCTCAAGGTGGATATTGCGGTAATGCGCTCCAGGCCGCTGCAAGTGTAGGGCATGATAAAATAGTTCAATTGCTGCTTGATAAGGGTGCCAACGTTAATGCTCAAGGAGGGCATTACGGTACTGCCCTCAAGGCTGCTTTATCTAGGGGTCACGACAAGATAGCCCAGATGCTACGCGGCAAGGGTGCTCGCGATGAATCCGAAGAAACAGCCTGA